From the genome of Lineus longissimus chromosome 8, tnLinLong1.2, whole genome shotgun sequence, one region includes:
- the LOC135492394 gene encoding protein phosphatase inhibitor 2-like isoform X2, translated as MATSGKKPVKGILKNSSSFDKAEPTSPTPKDVERGKSTQWDEMNIIATLHPADKDYGHMKIEEPKTPYSNYKDPEDEGGERRRSIECISDTDDKETLDTDSVLKRLQEKKDVRVPPQRDEEEEDMDDDDNDDLTPEEKEHRKAFRDKRKIHYNEFYAKQLAKQLMEQDDDDDDDDEK; from the exons ATGGCGACATCTGGGAAGAAGCCGGTGAAGGGCATCCTAAAAAATTCGTCAAGTTTCGACAAAGCAGAGCCAACAAG CCCAACTCCAAAAGATGTAGAGAG GGGTAAGTCGACGCAATGGGATGAAATGAACATAATCGCCACGCTACATCCAGCGGACAAAGACTACGGTCATATGAAAATCGAAGAACCTAAAACTCCTTATAGTAACTATAAAGACCCTGAGGACGAAGGTGGAGAACGGCGACGAAGTATAGAGTGTATTAGTGATACTGATGATAAAGAAACGTTAGACACAGATAGTGTTTTAAAAAG ATTACAAGAAAAAAAAGATGTGCGTGTACCTCCTCAaagagatgaagaagaagaagacatggatgatgatgacaatgatgacctAACACCAGAAGAAAAAG AACACAGGAAGGCATTTAGAGACAAACGAAAGATCCATTATAATGAATTTTACGCCAAACAGTTAGCAAAACAATTAATGGAAcaagacgacgacgatgatgatgatgacgagaaATGA
- the LOC135492394 gene encoding protein phosphatase inhibitor 2-like isoform X3, whose product MATSGKKPVKGILKNSSSFDKAEPTRGKSTQWDEMNIIATLHPADKDYGHMKIEEPKTPYSNYKDPEDEGGERRRSIECISDTDDKETLDTDSVLKRLQEKKDVRVPPQRDEEEEDMDDDDNDDLTPEEKEHRKAFRDKRKIHYNEFYAKQLAKQLMEQDDDDDDDDEK is encoded by the exons ATGGCGACATCTGGGAAGAAGCCGGTGAAGGGCATCCTAAAAAATTCGTCAAGTTTCGACAAAGCAGAGCCAACAAG GGGTAAGTCGACGCAATGGGATGAAATGAACATAATCGCCACGCTACATCCAGCGGACAAAGACTACGGTCATATGAAAATCGAAGAACCTAAAACTCCTTATAGTAACTATAAAGACCCTGAGGACGAAGGTGGAGAACGGCGACGAAGTATAGAGTGTATTAGTGATACTGATGATAAAGAAACGTTAGACACAGATAGTGTTTTAAAAAG ATTACAAGAAAAAAAAGATGTGCGTGTACCTCCTCAaagagatgaagaagaagaagacatggatgatgatgacaatgatgacctAACACCAGAAGAAAAAG AACACAGGAAGGCATTTAGAGACAAACGAAAGATCCATTATAATGAATTTTACGCCAAACAGTTAGCAAAACAATTAATGGAAcaagacgacgacgatgatgatgatgacgagaaATGA
- the LOC135492394 gene encoding protein phosphatase inhibitor 2-like isoform X1, which translates to MYCTCLCIMQLVKCMKSTSYNTTFIPNSFNVCMFFRRRPRGKSTQWDEMNIIATLHPADKDYGHMKIEEPKTPYSNYKDPEDEGGERRRSIECISDTDDKETLDTDSVLKRLQEKKDVRVPPQRDEEEEDMDDDDNDDLTPEEKEHRKAFRDKRKIHYNEFYAKQLAKQLMEQDDDDDDDDEK; encoded by the exons atgtactgtacatgtctTTGCATCATGCAGCTTGTAAAATGCATGAAATCTACTTCCTACAATACAACATTCATTCCCAATTCATTCAATGTGTGTATGTTTTTCAGGAGACGTCCTCG GGGTAAGTCGACGCAATGGGATGAAATGAACATAATCGCCACGCTACATCCAGCGGACAAAGACTACGGTCATATGAAAATCGAAGAACCTAAAACTCCTTATAGTAACTATAAAGACCCTGAGGACGAAGGTGGAGAACGGCGACGAAGTATAGAGTGTATTAGTGATACTGATGATAAAGAAACGTTAGACACAGATAGTGTTTTAAAAAG ATTACAAGAAAAAAAAGATGTGCGTGTACCTCCTCAaagagatgaagaagaagaagacatggatgatgatgacaatgatgacctAACACCAGAAGAAAAAG AACACAGGAAGGCATTTAGAGACAAACGAAAGATCCATTATAATGAATTTTACGCCAAACAGTTAGCAAAACAATTAATGGAAcaagacgacgacgatgatgatgatgacgagaaATGA